ACTTTAAACCAAATGTGGGTTATTTGTGGCGGACGTCGTGAAGGTGCATTTACAAGTGCTGCTATTTATGGACCAGAACCAGTTGTACTTACCGAAACTTTATTAGCTGCAGAAAATGAAGATGCAGTGCAACTTACAAGTACTATTCCTGCTCCATATTCTTGGCTGAATCAAGAACGATTAATTACGGGGCAAGTTGCTGCTTTATTTCCGCCAATTGTAAAAAAGTAAATTGAAAATTTGCAATATTCTTTTTAAAAAAGTAAATTGGTTGTACGTGGTAGAATAAAAAATATTTTTTAAACCAAGAATAATTATGAATCAACCATTTTATTTAACTAAAAACTTCATGCTTTTATCCTTGTTTTATTGGCTTTTTTGTTTATATATCACATAGGAAAAGCTACCGGAAAGCTTATTTATTGGCTTGGACAATAATAATTTTAAACTGAAAACAATCTTTCTATCTTTTAAATAAAAAAAGTGTTGTGTTTTTTGCAGCACTTTTTTTTATATGTTACTTTTTATTTTATACTATCAATCAAATTATTAAATTTGCAGTTCTAAAATTCGATACAAAAAATTATGTTTGATAATTTAAGCGATAAACTTGATAAAGCCTTTCATATTTTAAAAGGCCATGGTAAAATTACCGAGGTAAACGTAGCAGATACATTAAAAGAAGTTCGAAGAGCTTTATTAGATGCCGACGTAAACTTTAAAATAGCTAAAGATTTTACTACACGTGTAAAAGAAAAAGCAATTGGTGCAGACGTATTAACTACCTTGCAACCAAGTCAATTAATGGTTAAAATTGTAAAAGACGAATTAACCGAATTGATGGGTGGCGATGCTGTTGGCGTAAACTTATCAGGTAATCCTTCAGTTATCCTAATGTCGGGGTTACAAGGTTCGGGTAAAACTACCTTTTCTGGTAAATTAGCTAACTTTTTAACTACTAAAAAAAATAAAAAAGTTTTATTAGTTGCTTGTGATATTTATCGTCCGGCAGCTATTAACCAGCTTCATGTAGTTGGAGAACAAATTGGGGTAGAAGTTTATTCGGAACCAGAAAATAAAAATGCAGTTGAAATTGCTCAAAATGCAATTAAACACGCAAAAGCAAACGGATTTAATGTTGTAATTGTCGATACAGCAGGGCGTTTAGCGATTGATGAAGAAATGATGACCGAGATTGCTAACGTTCATAAAGCTATTCAACCGCAAGAAACGTTATTTGTTGTAGATGCTATGACAGGGCAAGATGCTGTAAATACAGCTAAAGCTTTTAACGATCGTTTAGATTTTGATGGTGTTATTTTAACTAAATTAGATGGTGATACACGCGGTGGTGCTGCTATTACAATTAAATCGGTTGTAAATAAGCCAATCAAATTCATCGGTAC
This genomic window from Flavobacterium agricola contains:
- the ffh gene encoding signal recognition particle protein, with the protein product MFDNLSDKLDKAFHILKGHGKITEVNVADTLKEVRRALLDADVNFKIAKDFTTRVKEKAIGADVLTTLQPSQLMVKIVKDELTELMGGDAVGVNLSGNPSVILMSGLQGSGKTTFSGKLANFLTTKKNKKVLLVACDIYRPAAINQLHVVGEQIGVEVYSEPENKNAVEIAQNAIKHAKANGFNVVIVDTAGRLAIDEEMMTEIANVHKAIQPQETLFVVDAMTGQDAVNTAKAFNDRLDFDGVILTKLDGDTRGGAAITIKSVVNKPIKFIGTGEKMEAIDVFYPDRMADRILGMGDVVSLVERAQEQYDEEEARKLQKKIAKNEFGFDDFLSQIQQVKKMGNMKDLVGMIPGASKALKDVEIEDDAFKHIEAIIFSMTPSERKSPALIDPKRKARIAKGSGTSIQQINQLLKQFDQMSKMMKMMQGSGGKNLMRMMGGMKGMMK